In Micromonospora purpureochromogenes, a single window of DNA contains:
- a CDS encoding FMN-binding protein, whose product MRKITMWFLTTIAVVVLLFSYRTSTGPDSSLSAGTGGGASAPGVVAGPGTPADPARSRGNIARSGSTTVADGPVVQTKRGRVQVQAHISGGRITDITPLAVPNVNNRDREINKHAVPQLRAEALAAQSAQIDAVSGATATSEGYAKSLQAALDAAQFQAKP is encoded by the coding sequence ATGCGCAAGATCACGATGTGGTTCCTGACAACGATCGCCGTGGTGGTACTTCTCTTCAGCTACCGGACGTCGACCGGACCCGACAGCTCACTTTCGGCCGGAACCGGTGGCGGCGCCAGCGCGCCGGGCGTGGTGGCCGGCCCCGGTACGCCGGCGGACCCCGCGAGGTCACGGGGCAACATCGCGCGATCGGGCTCCACCACGGTCGCCGACGGCCCAGTCGTACAGACCAAGCGCGGGCGCGTCCAGGTGCAGGCACACATCAGCGGCGGCCGGATCACCGACATCACGCCGCTGGCGGTGCCGAACGTGAACAACCGCGACCGCGAGATCAACAAGCACGCGGTGCCGCAGCTGCGTGCGGAGGCGCTCGCCGCGCAGAGCGCCCAGATCGACGCGGTGTCCGGGGCGACGGCGACCAGTGAGGGCTACGCGAAGTCGCTCCAGGCCGCGCTGGACGCCGCTCAGTTCCAGGC
- a CDS encoding ferredoxin reductase family protein: protein MTGKAQAAGAVARPVRTPASAWWADAIASAAAVSLLVVVALWVRGGGVQGLRGWAAGLTSLGRLTGLVAADLLLIQVLLMARVPWIERTYGQDVLARWHRVVGFTSFNLLLAHIVLVTVGYAATDGASVTGEAWTLVTTYPGMLLAAAGAAALTMVVLTSLRAARRRLRYEAWHLLHLYAYLGVGLALPHQLWTGADFTSSRAATLYWWTAYAVCAGALVAFRLGLPAWRTLRHRLTVAAVVPEAPGVYSIYMRGRDLDRLPARAGQFFQWRFLSGPGWSRGHPYSLSAVPREDTLRITVRSRGEGSEQVSELRPGTRVLIEGPYGRLTAARRTAARVTMIASGIGITPLRTLLEELPYAPGEATLLYRARSAEDLVFRQELERLAAVRGLRVEYLLGPRGRAGSWLPAGFGDDAKALRELVPDIAQHDVFVCGPDEWMQTVVRAARQAGVPAERIHLERFTW, encoded by the coding sequence GTGACGGGGAAGGCGCAGGCGGCCGGCGCGGTCGCCAGGCCCGTACGAACCCCCGCGTCGGCGTGGTGGGCCGATGCGATCGCCTCGGCCGCCGCGGTCAGCCTTCTGGTCGTTGTCGCGCTCTGGGTGCGGGGCGGCGGTGTGCAGGGTCTTCGTGGCTGGGCGGCGGGCCTGACGTCGCTCGGCCGGTTGACCGGACTTGTCGCGGCCGACCTGCTGCTCATCCAGGTGCTGCTGATGGCCCGCGTGCCGTGGATCGAGCGCACCTACGGACAGGACGTGCTCGCCCGTTGGCACCGCGTCGTCGGGTTCACGTCCTTCAATCTCCTGCTCGCGCACATCGTGCTTGTCACGGTCGGGTACGCCGCGACGGACGGGGCCTCCGTGACAGGCGAGGCGTGGACCCTCGTCACCACGTACCCGGGAATGCTGCTGGCGGCCGCCGGGGCGGCCGCCCTGACGATGGTCGTGCTCACCTCCCTGCGGGCCGCCCGGCGGCGGCTGCGCTACGAGGCGTGGCACCTGCTGCACCTGTACGCCTACCTCGGCGTCGGCCTGGCGCTGCCGCATCAGCTCTGGACCGGGGCCGACTTCACCAGTTCCCGGGCCGCGACGCTGTACTGGTGGACCGCGTACGCCGTGTGCGCCGGCGCGCTGGTCGCCTTCCGGCTCGGGCTGCCGGCCTGGCGGACGCTGCGGCACCGACTCACGGTCGCCGCCGTCGTCCCGGAGGCTCCCGGCGTGTACTCGATCTACATGCGTGGACGCGATCTGGACCGGTTGCCGGCACGCGCCGGGCAGTTCTTCCAGTGGCGTTTCCTGAGCGGCCCGGGTTGGAGTCGCGGCCATCCGTACTCGCTGTCCGCGGTACCGCGTGAGGACACGCTGCGGATCACGGTGCGATCCCGCGGCGAGGGCAGCGAGCAGGTATCAGAGTTACGGCCGGGTACGCGTGTGCTGATTGAGGGGCCGTACGGCCGGCTGACCGCCGCCCGGCGCACGGCTGCGCGGGTCACCATGATCGCGTCCGGTATCGGAATTACCCCGCTGCGGACGTTGTTGGAAGAGTTACCGTATGCGCCGGGCGAAGCCACGCTGCTGTACCGCGCGCGTTCGGCAGAAGACCTGGTGTTTCGCCAGGAACTGGAGCGCCTCGCGGCCGTCCGTGGCCTGCGCGTGGAATACCTGTTGGGGCCGCGCGGGCGGGCGGGTTCGTGGTTGCCGGCCGGGTTCGGCGACGACGCGAAAGCCTTGCGTGAGCTCGTCCCGGACATCGCGCAGCACGACGTGTTCGTCTGCGGACCGGACGAGTGGATGCAAACGGTCGTACGGGCGGCTCGGCAGGCAGGCGTGCCGGCGGAACGCATTCATCTTGAACGCTTCACCTGGTAA
- a CDS encoding LysR family substrate-binding domain-containing protein — MELSGLGRRLYEEIQPPWAQITAAVEAAVAAGRGGTGTLRVAFVGAAGGQLLLSAAEVLRHQLPDCTVQVREAQIADVLPWLRDRTVDVAFASLPVFDKDLTTGPVLLEEARILAVPAQHPFARRASVSIEDLGDTTVLRFADVPDAYSDERSPGRTPMGRPVARGASARTLNELLAMVGAGLGVFPVGEQAQRYYTRPDVAYVPIHDAPLLRWALIWPAHCADSSCRRSRRAPCLVPAISGRRRTWSPPGHRLVRSTLRGPA, encoded by the coding sequence GTGGAGCTTTCCGGGTTGGGCCGCCGGTTGTACGAGGAGATCCAGCCGCCCTGGGCGCAGATCACCGCCGCTGTCGAGGCGGCGGTCGCGGCAGGCCGAGGTGGCACCGGGACGCTACGGGTGGCCTTCGTCGGCGCTGCGGGAGGTCAGCTGCTGCTCAGCGCCGCCGAGGTGCTCCGCCATCAGCTGCCCGACTGCACCGTGCAGGTCCGAGAGGCACAGATCGCGGACGTGTTGCCTTGGTTGCGCGACCGTACCGTGGACGTCGCATTCGCGTCACTGCCCGTCTTCGACAAAGACCTGACGACCGGCCCCGTCCTCCTCGAGGAGGCCCGGATTCTCGCGGTACCCGCACAGCACCCGTTCGCCCGTCGCGCGTCGGTCTCCATCGAGGACCTGGGGGACACGACCGTCCTGCGCTTCGCCGACGTCCCGGACGCCTACTCCGACGAACGCTCTCCCGGACGGACGCCGATGGGTCGCCCTGTCGCGCGCGGCGCATCCGCTCGGACGCTGAACGAGCTGCTGGCGATGGTCGGGGCCGGGCTTGGCGTCTTCCCCGTCGGCGAGCAGGCGCAGCGCTACTACACCCGCCCCGACGTTGCCTACGTCCCCATCCACGACGCTCCACTGCTGCGATGGGCACTCATCTGGCCCGCTCACTGCGCAGACTCTTCCTGTCGGCGGTCTCGTCGGGCACCGTGTCTGGTGCCGGCGATTTCGGGTCGTCGGCGCACCTGGTCCCCACCGGGCCACCGCCTCGTCCGCTCGACCCTGAGAGGTCCGGCATGA
- a CDS encoding IS110 family RNA-guided transposase yields the protein MSVEHDPSMRRPTAGIDWASTEHALAIVGLDGVEVQRMIVEHTATGLRKLLRCLQQTGVLEVGIERPDGPVVEALLEAGLTVFVIAPNQIKHLRRRYGAAGNKDDRFDAYVLADTVRTDHHRLRPLTPDSPATLTLRMTVRARKDLIAARVAMANQLRAHLEHVLPGVIGLFRDIDSAITLSFLTRFPTQDKVDWLSPRRLQNWLHAVSYPNPARAGLLHAHLLAATRGTTGPEATARAHVTAALVAGLTTLREQINALEEQIEVQLLQHPDAEVFTSLPRAGIVRAARLLAEIGDARGRFPTPEALTCLAGAAPSTRQSGKVKVVGFRWAVDKQLRAAVIDFAGDSHHANPWAADLYQRARARGHDHPHATRILARAWLHVIWRCWQDCVPYDPIRHRALQAVLATTA from the coding sequence ATGAGTGTCGAACACGACCCCTCGATGCGTCGACCAACCGCGGGCATCGACTGGGCCAGCACTGAACACGCCCTCGCGATCGTTGGCCTCGACGGTGTCGAGGTTCAACGGATGATCGTCGAACACACCGCTACGGGGCTGCGGAAGCTGCTGCGCTGCCTGCAGCAGACCGGGGTACTCGAGGTCGGTATCGAACGTCCCGACGGGCCCGTCGTCGAGGCCCTCCTCGAGGCAGGACTCACGGTCTTCGTGATCGCCCCGAACCAGATCAAGCACCTGCGCCGCCGCTACGGGGCAGCCGGCAACAAGGACGACCGCTTCGACGCCTACGTCCTGGCCGACACCGTCCGCACCGATCACCACCGCCTGCGTCCCCTCACCCCCGACTCTCCCGCGACACTCACGTTGCGGATGACCGTCCGCGCCCGCAAGGACCTCATCGCCGCCCGGGTCGCGATGGCCAATCAACTCCGAGCCCACCTCGAACACGTTCTCCCCGGCGTGATCGGGCTGTTCCGCGACATCGACTCCGCCATCACCCTGAGCTTCCTCACTCGGTTCCCGACTCAGGACAAGGTCGACTGGCTGTCGCCACGCAGACTGCAGAACTGGCTGCACGCCGTCTCCTACCCCAACCCGGCACGAGCCGGGCTGCTGCACGCCCATCTGCTCGCGGCTACCCGCGGAACCACCGGTCCTGAAGCCACCGCCCGGGCGCACGTCACCGCCGCGTTGGTGGCTGGGCTTACTACCCTGCGCGAGCAGATCAACGCGCTGGAGGAACAGATCGAGGTCCAGTTGCTCCAGCATCCCGACGCGGAGGTGTTCACGTCCCTGCCCCGGGCGGGAATCGTGCGAGCGGCCCGCCTTCTGGCTGAGATCGGTGACGCCCGCGGCCGCTTCCCGACACCGGAGGCACTCACCTGCCTGGCCGGCGCCGCACCCTCGACCAGGCAGTCCGGGAAAGTGAAAGTCGTCGGCTTCCGCTGGGCCGTCGACAAACAACTCCGTGCAGCGGTCATCGACTTCGCCGGCGACTCCCACCACGCCAACCCCTGGGCCGCCGACCTCTACCAACGAGCCCGAGCGCGGGGCCACGACCACCCCCACGCGACACGAATCCTCGCCCGCGCCTGGCTGCACGTGATCTGGCGCTGCTGGCAAGACTGCGTCCCCTACGACCCCATCCGCCACCGAGCTCTGCAGGCCGTCCTGGCGACCACCGCTTGA
- a CDS encoding amylo-alpha-1,6-glucosidase codes for MVTGTTRRVPSGACRDLPPELGPDAIGVLEGRTFMLSDAVGNVPDGSIGGLVHDDTRFVSRWVLTIGDAPLLVLSSGTVDPYSAAFFLANSELPGLPANRVGLRRQRFVGDGLYERVELRYFGIEPAQVRLRLAVGTDFADLFEIKESGRDRSPHIVRRHAPDGSALEFAYRNGDFAAMMRIEADPPADQVDGDALEWNLRLVRGQQWGCELWVPLRCGEEDYRPTPREFGQAVDHGMEDPSTRWAASKPHLHADTDLVRDVYHKSAVDLVSMRIEKTIAGEPVVLIAAGLPWFLTVFGRDTLITAYQTMMCGPDVARGALIVLAAHQATTFDEFTDREPGKIFHEYRSGELTLLGLKPYRPYYGGADTTALWLILLSEYWRWTRDDEFVRRLRGNADAALGWIDHHGDRDGDGYVEYATRSEQGLGNQCWRDSPDGVQYADGTVPVLPIATCETQGYTYDAKVRLAELADGPWQDPDLARRLRAEADRLREQFDRDYWIPRRGGYYAVGLDGDKRPIDSMTSNMGHLLWSGIVPEDRAGHVARQLMSDEMFSGWGVRTLSTVDTGYNPIGYHLGTVWPHDNSIIAAGLARYGYRDEANRIAMGMLEAARHSEHRLPEAFSGYDRSFGRQPVPYPTACNPQAWASGAPLLLLRTMLGLQPQADTLVADPHLPDELGRIRLHDVMAGGRRWDLDAIGRDSTLTEAT; via the coding sequence ATGGTCACCGGGACCACCCGTCGCGTGCCGAGCGGCGCTTGCCGTGACCTCCCGCCCGAGTTGGGACCGGACGCGATCGGCGTGTTGGAAGGGCGCACCTTCATGCTCTCCGACGCCGTGGGGAACGTGCCGGACGGGTCCATCGGCGGGCTCGTGCACGACGACACCCGCTTCGTGAGCAGGTGGGTGCTGACGATCGGCGACGCACCGCTGCTGGTGCTCTCCTCCGGCACCGTCGACCCGTACTCGGCGGCCTTCTTCCTGGCCAATTCGGAGCTACCCGGGCTGCCGGCCAACCGGGTCGGCCTGCGGCGGCAACGGTTCGTCGGCGACGGGCTCTACGAGCGCGTCGAGCTGCGCTACTTCGGCATCGAGCCGGCCCAGGTGCGGCTGCGGCTCGCGGTGGGAACCGATTTCGCGGACCTGTTCGAGATCAAGGAGTCCGGCCGGGACCGCAGCCCGCACATCGTCCGCCGGCACGCGCCGGACGGCTCGGCCCTCGAGTTCGCGTACCGCAACGGCGACTTTGCGGCGATGATGCGGATCGAAGCTGATCCGCCGGCCGACCAGGTGGACGGCGACGCGCTGGAATGGAACCTGCGGCTGGTCCGCGGACAGCAGTGGGGCTGCGAGCTGTGGGTACCGCTGCGCTGCGGCGAGGAGGACTACCGCCCCACGCCCCGCGAGTTCGGACAGGCCGTCGACCACGGCATGGAGGATCCGTCGACCCGGTGGGCGGCGAGCAAGCCGCACCTGCACGCCGACACCGACCTGGTGCGGGACGTCTACCACAAGTCCGCGGTGGATCTCGTGTCGATGCGGATCGAGAAGACCATCGCCGGGGAACCGGTCGTGCTGATCGCCGCCGGCCTGCCGTGGTTCCTGACCGTCTTCGGCCGGGACACCCTGATCACCGCCTACCAGACCATGATGTGCGGCCCCGACGTCGCCCGCGGCGCCCTGATCGTGCTGGCCGCCCACCAGGCCACCACGTTCGACGAGTTCACCGACCGGGAACCCGGCAAGATCTTCCACGAGTACCGGTCGGGCGAGCTGACCTTGCTCGGCCTCAAGCCCTACCGCCCCTACTACGGCGGCGCCGACACCACCGCGTTGTGGCTGATCCTGCTGTCGGAGTACTGGCGGTGGACCCGCGACGACGAGTTCGTCCGCCGGCTGCGCGGCAACGCCGACGCCGCCCTGGGCTGGATCGACCACCACGGCGACCGCGACGGCGACGGCTACGTCGAGTACGCCACCCGCTCCGAGCAGGGCCTGGGCAACCAGTGCTGGCGGGACTCCCCGGACGGCGTGCAGTACGCCGACGGAACCGTCCCGGTCCTGCCGATCGCCACCTGCGAGACGCAGGGCTACACCTACGACGCCAAGGTGCGCCTCGCGGAACTCGCCGACGGCCCCTGGCAGGACCCGGACCTGGCCCGCCGGCTGCGGGCGGAGGCCGACCGACTGCGTGAGCAGTTCGACCGGGACTACTGGATCCCGCGCCGCGGCGGCTACTACGCCGTCGGGCTGGACGGGGACAAGCGGCCCATCGACTCGATGACCTCCAACATGGGTCATCTGCTGTGGAGCGGCATCGTGCCGGAGGACCGCGCCGGGCACGTCGCCCGGCAGCTCATGTCCGACGAAATGTTCTCCGGCTGGGGTGTCCGCACCCTGTCCACCGTCGACACCGGCTACAACCCCATCGGCTACCACCTCGGCACCGTCTGGCCGCACGACAACTCCATCATCGCCGCCGGCCTCGCCCGCTACGGCTACCGGGACGAGGCGAACCGCATCGCCATGGGCATGCTGGAGGCCGCCCGCCACTCCGAGCACCGCCTGCCGGAGGCGTTCTCCGGCTACGACCGGTCCTTCGGCCGCCAACCCGTGCCCTACCCCACCGCCTGCAACCCGCAGGCCTGGGCCAGCGGTGCACCCCTGCTCCTACTGCGCACCATGCTCGGCCTGCAACCGCAGGCGGACACCCTCGTCGCCGACCCACATCTGCCCGACGAACTCGGCCGAATTCGCCTGCACGACGTGATGGCCGGGGGCCGGCGGTGGGACCTCGACGCCATCGGCCGCGACAGCACCCTCACGGAAGCGACGTGA
- a CDS encoding MBL fold metallo-hydrolase — translation MSKTPYSDLAERARELPTAPVPQTALGPEVPKAGYVLEEIADGVFWLSEGMYQMMFVVTDEGVIAVDAPPTLGHNILRAIGSVTSRSITQVVYSHQHSDHVGAMSVYPEDVPRYAHRVTAERLALLRDPNRPLPTHVFDDTVTIEAGNHSLQLDYKGPNHAEGNIFIYAPTQRVLMLVDVIFPGWVPFSNLAVSANIPGFVNAPEQALEYPFDKLVGGHVTRPGTPDDVRIQIEYLKDLRSTTEAALSSVDVQKILAPVDATNAWAIFKAYLDAVAAQAADELVPRWSQRLGGADIFTLPNAWAMAEALRLDYGSMGPFGIVP, via the coding sequence GTGTCGAAAACGCCGTATTCGGACCTGGCCGAGCGAGCGCGAGAGCTACCGACCGCCCCGGTGCCGCAAACCGCCCTGGGCCCCGAGGTCCCCAAGGCCGGGTACGTCCTGGAGGAGATCGCCGACGGAGTGTTTTGGCTCAGTGAGGGCATGTACCAGATGATGTTCGTGGTCACGGACGAAGGCGTCATCGCCGTCGACGCGCCACCCACCCTCGGCCACAACATTCTCCGCGCAATCGGCAGCGTGACCAGCCGATCCATAACCCAGGTCGTCTACAGCCACCAGCACTCCGACCACGTCGGAGCGATGTCGGTCTACCCCGAGGACGTGCCGCGCTACGCGCACCGCGTCACGGCGGAACGACTCGCGCTGCTCCGCGACCCCAACCGCCCGCTGCCGACACACGTCTTCGACGACACGGTGACCATCGAAGCGGGAAACCACAGCCTCCAGCTCGACTACAAGGGCCCCAACCACGCCGAGGGAAACATCTTCATCTACGCCCCGACGCAACGCGTGCTGATGCTCGTGGACGTGATCTTCCCCGGCTGGGTCCCGTTCTCCAACCTCGCCGTCTCCGCGAACATCCCCGGCTTCGTCAACGCTCCCGAACAGGCTCTCGAATACCCCTTCGACAAGCTCGTCGGCGGACACGTGACGCGGCCCGGCACCCCGGACGATGTCAGGATCCAGATCGAATACCTGAAAGACCTGCGCTCCACCACCGAGGCAGCGCTCTCCTCGGTCGACGTGCAGAAGATCCTGGCCCCGGTCGACGCCACCAACGCCTGGGCCATCTTCAAGGCCTACCTCGACGCCGTGGCCGCCCAGGCCGCCGATGAACTCGTTCCGCGGTGGAGCCAGCGTCTGGGTGGCGCCGACATATTCACCCTGCCGAACGCCTGGGCAATGGCCGAAGCCCTCCGGTTGGACTACGGCAGCATGGGCCCGTTCGGCATCGTGCCCTGA
- a CDS encoding TetR/AcrR family transcriptional regulator has product MGRTSDARNKLLDAAATLIEQRGYAALGVAEICTTAGVPKGSFYYFFESKQALALTVIDEHWASQRRQWEELLGSGHDPLRRLRDLFEATEEVQRTGQQQVGLVAGCLFGNLALELSNQAEEIRRRLQEIFEAQIDLIEQVVIEAKKQGQAGPSVQPREAARSIVAQIEGRVLLAKLLNDPGQLETLWRNCLDLLQVPAHARPTD; this is encoded by the coding sequence ATGGGTAGGACCAGTGACGCACGGAACAAACTTCTCGACGCGGCCGCCACGCTGATCGAGCAGCGCGGCTACGCGGCGCTGGGCGTAGCCGAGATCTGCACGACCGCCGGCGTGCCGAAGGGCAGCTTCTACTACTTCTTCGAGTCCAAGCAGGCACTCGCCCTCACCGTCATCGACGAGCACTGGGCGAGCCAGCGCCGGCAGTGGGAGGAGTTGCTCGGCAGCGGACACGACCCGCTGCGCCGCCTGCGGGACCTGTTCGAGGCCACCGAGGAGGTGCAGCGCACCGGGCAGCAGCAGGTCGGGCTGGTCGCCGGCTGCCTGTTCGGCAACCTCGCCCTCGAACTCAGCAACCAGGCGGAAGAGATCCGCCGTCGGCTCCAGGAGATCTTCGAGGCCCAGATCGACCTCATCGAGCAGGTGGTCATCGAGGCGAAGAAGCAGGGCCAGGCCGGTCCGTCGGTCCAACCCCGGGAGGCCGCCCGGTCCATCGTCGCGCAGATCGAGGGGCGGGTCCTGCTCGCGAAGCTGCTCAACGATCCGGGGCAGCTGGAGACGCTGTGGCGCAACTGCCTGGACCTGCTCCAGGTGCCGGCGCACGCCCGGCCGACTGATTGA
- a CDS encoding SDR family NAD(P)-dependent oxidoreductase has product MSSSQVQKVAVITGASQGIGAGLVDAYRKLGYGVVATSRSIGDAHDSDVVTIRGDIADPDTAQRVVDAAVERFGRIDSLVNNAGIFVAKPFTDYTDEDLDQVTKVNLFGFFHLTRRVLPHLLAAGGGHIVSITTSLVDQPSAHVPSALASLTKGGLSSATKSLAIEYASRGVRVNAVAPGIIKTPMHPVETHDALAGLHPVGRIGETSDVVDAVIYLESAPFVTGEILHVDGGQNAGR; this is encoded by the coding sequence ATGAGCAGCAGTCAGGTTCAGAAGGTTGCCGTGATCACCGGTGCCTCCCAGGGCATCGGCGCCGGCCTCGTGGACGCGTACCGCAAGCTCGGATACGGCGTCGTGGCAACCTCACGCTCGATCGGCGATGCCCATGATTCGGACGTCGTCACCATCCGGGGCGACATCGCCGACCCCGACACCGCGCAGCGGGTGGTCGACGCGGCCGTGGAGCGGTTCGGCCGTATCGACAGCCTGGTCAACAACGCCGGCATCTTCGTCGCCAAGCCGTTCACCGACTACACCGACGAGGATCTCGACCAGGTCACCAAGGTCAACCTCTTCGGGTTCTTCCACCTCACCCGGCGGGTCCTGCCGCACCTGCTGGCAGCCGGCGGCGGTCACATCGTCAGCATCACGACCAGCCTGGTGGACCAGCCCAGCGCGCACGTCCCGTCCGCGCTCGCCTCGTTGACCAAGGGTGGCCTCAGCTCCGCGACCAAGTCCCTGGCCATCGAGTACGCCAGTCGTGGGGTCCGGGTCAACGCTGTCGCACCCGGGATCATCAAGACCCCGATGCACCCGGTCGAGACCCACGACGCCCTTGCCGGCCTGCACCCGGTCGGCCGGATCGGCGAGACCAGCGACGTGGTCGACGCCGTCATCTACCTCGAATCCGCGCCCTTCGTCACCGGCGAGATCCTGCACGTCGACGGCGGCCAGAACGCCGGACGCTGA
- a CDS encoding tautomerase family protein, with product MPIVNIQITREGSTPGASAATAEEKAALIKGVSELLRDVLNKPLDSTFVVIDEVDTENWGRGGLPVEQFREQQRSRSSE from the coding sequence GTGCCGATCGTCAACATCCAGATCACCCGCGAGGGCAGCACGCCTGGCGCGTCGGCGGCTACCGCCGAGGAGAAGGCGGCGCTGATCAAGGGCGTGAGCGAACTGCTGCGCGACGTCCTCAACAAGCCCTTGGACTCGACCTTCGTCGTCATCGACGAGGTCGACACCGAGAACTGGGGCCGGGGCGGCCTGCCGGTCGAGCAGTTCCGCGAGCAGCAGCGGTCACGCTCCAGCGAATAG
- a CDS encoding RrF2 family transcriptional regulator — protein sequence MKLSGGVEWALHCCVVLTTATEPVPAARLAELHDVSGSYLAKQLQALSRAGLVTSVQGKAGGYVLTRSPELITMLDVVAAVDGAQPAFVCTEIRQRGPLATPQEACTRPCPIARAMAGADAAWRAALQAISIADLASSVDDDYGPAALAGLGTWLAARHEGDTATGEQS from the coding sequence ATGAAGCTGTCAGGTGGGGTCGAGTGGGCACTGCACTGCTGCGTGGTGCTGACCACGGCGACGGAGCCGGTGCCGGCGGCCCGGCTCGCGGAACTGCACGACGTCTCCGGCAGCTACCTGGCCAAACAGCTGCAGGCACTCTCCCGCGCCGGCCTCGTGACCTCCGTCCAGGGCAAGGCGGGCGGATATGTCCTGACCAGGTCACCCGAACTGATCACCATGCTCGACGTGGTCGCCGCCGTCGACGGCGCTCAGCCCGCGTTCGTGTGTACCGAGATCCGCCAGCGCGGCCCCCTGGCGACACCGCAGGAGGCCTGCACCCGGCCGTGCCCCATCGCCCGCGCGATGGCCGGCGCCGACGCCGCCTGGCGCGCCGCCCTCCAGGCGATTTCCATCGCAGACCTCGCCAGCAGTGTCGACGACGACTACGGCCCTGCCGCGCTCGCCGGCCTCGGCACCTGGCTCGCCGCGCGGCACGAGGGCGACACCGCGACCGGCGAGCAGAGTTGA
- a CDS encoding SDR family oxidoreductase — MKLTVIGGTGLIGSQVAQKLTAAGHEAVPASPSTGVDLLTGKGLDQALAGADVVVNVSNSPTFDEASLGFFRTSMTNLLAAGERAGVRHQVVLSIVGVDQVPQLDYYRAKTLQEDLLRQGPTPYSIMRATQFFEFVNAVLSWTSDDTTVRLPGTRIQPMAAADVVDAVVDVATGTPLQGIRNVAGPDVFALDDLGRVTLAAQQDNRNVVRDDGAGMFAAVTGDVLIAGPDAHLAPTHYQDWMRSAR, encoded by the coding sequence ATGAAGCTCACAGTCATCGGTGGTACCGGACTGATTGGCTCGCAGGTGGCCCAGAAGCTGACCGCGGCGGGACACGAGGCCGTCCCCGCGTCGCCGTCAACCGGCGTCGACCTGCTCACGGGGAAGGGCCTGGACCAGGCGCTGGCGGGCGCCGACGTCGTCGTCAACGTTTCCAACTCGCCGACCTTCGACGAGGCCTCGCTCGGCTTCTTCCGTACCTCCATGACCAACCTGCTGGCCGCCGGGGAGCGCGCCGGCGTCCGGCACCAGGTGGTCCTCTCGATCGTCGGCGTCGATCAGGTGCCCCAGCTCGACTACTACCGCGCCAAGACCCTGCAGGAAGACCTGCTCCGGCAGGGGCCCACGCCGTACTCCATCATGCGTGCCACCCAGTTCTTCGAATTCGTCAACGCGGTCCTGTCCTGGACCTCCGACGACACCACCGTTCGGCTGCCCGGCACCCGTATTCAGCCGATGGCCGCCGCGGACGTCGTCGACGCGGTGGTGGACGTCGCCACCGGGACGCCGCTGCAGGGCATCCGCAATGTCGCCGGTCCGGATGTCTTCGCCCTCGACGACCTCGGCCGGGTCACCCTGGCCGCACAGCAGGACAACCGGAACGTCGTCAGGGACGACGGGGCCGGCATGTTCGCGGCCGTCACCGGCGACGTGCTCATCGCGGGCCCGGACGCACACCTGGCACCCACGCACTACCAGGACTGGATGCGGTCCGCCCGCTGA
- a CDS encoding cyanophycinase translates to MVVIGGGERRASDGTGILERFVNLSGGPRARIVVITTASGEPRRVESEYLQVFDALGVEHVCALRLEDRVQANSAHARGVLTAATGVFFAGGDQFRIAAVLGGTRVDSLLHARVRDGLVLAGTSAGAAMMSSTMVLGGEGVGVNSDSVRTGPGMEFLPHLLIDMHFAERGRLTRLLSAVANFPHELGVGIDEDTALVVEGERFEVIGSGSVTMVDAGPASHVEVLAGPHGPIGIVGARLHVLPAGYAFELNDREPCIVRTGDGGAP, encoded by the coding sequence ATGGTCGTCATCGGCGGAGGTGAGCGGAGGGCTTCGGACGGCACGGGCATCCTCGAGCGGTTCGTGAACCTGTCGGGAGGGCCGCGGGCGCGGATTGTGGTGATCACCACGGCCAGTGGTGAGCCGCGCCGCGTGGAGTCGGAGTACCTCCAGGTCTTCGACGCGCTCGGTGTGGAGCACGTCTGTGCGCTGCGCCTGGAGGACCGGGTACAGGCCAATTCGGCACATGCGCGAGGGGTGCTGACGGCGGCTACCGGAGTCTTCTTCGCCGGTGGTGACCAGTTCAGGATCGCCGCCGTGCTCGGGGGAACCCGCGTCGATTCGCTGCTGCACGCCAGGGTCAGGGACGGCCTGGTGCTCGCCGGTACGAGTGCCGGTGCGGCGATGATGTCGAGCACCATGGTGCTGGGCGGCGAGGGCGTCGGGGTCAACAGCGACAGCGTCCGCACCGGGCCGGGCATGGAGTTCCTGCCCCACCTGCTCATCGACATGCACTTCGCCGAACGGGGCCGGCTCACCCGCCTGCTCAGCGCGGTCGCGAACTTCCCGCATGAGCTGGGCGTGGGGATTGACGAGGACACCGCGCTCGTCGTCGAGGGGGAGCGGTTCGAGGTGATCGGCAGTGGCTCGGTGACCATGGTCGATGCCGGGCCGGCCAGCCACGTCGAAGTTCTCGCCGGTCCGCACGGCCCGATCGGGATCGTCGGGGCCCGCCTGCACGTGCTGCCCGCCGGCTACGCGTTCGAACTGAACGACAGGGAGCCGTGCATCGTCCGCACCGGGGACGGTGGTGCGCCGTGA